A single window of Colletotrichum higginsianum IMI 349063 chromosome 8, whole genome shotgun sequence DNA harbors:
- a CDS encoding Protein phosphatase PP2A regulatory subunit B translates to MVDSDTNSPTWKFTQCFGDKGDVEDITEADIISTVEFDHTGNYLATGDKGGRVVLFERNETKKTCEYKFHTEFQSHEPEFDYLKSLEIEEKINKIKWCRRQNASHYLLSTNDKTIKLWKVFEKSLKVVAENNLSDDLTPANLAGGGGAPKQSPAHRFKNAEDLIMPRLTHHDTVVAAVPRRTYANAHAYHINSISVNSDGETFISSDDLRINLWNLNIQDQSFNIVDIKPANMEELTEVITAAEFHPLSCNWFMYASSKGTIKLADMRQSALCDSHAKLFEQEEDPSSRSFFSEIISSISDVRFSYDGRYILSRDYLTVKIWDINMERQPVKTIPIHEHLRPRLCDTYENDSIFDKFEVVFSGDAKNVMTGSYNNNFMIYPSDPEKEVEVVLQADKSAFKAKKVGVPTPINSSTSPTATNGGKKGGSRAGSPAAGAGGQGQRMRKETDADQIDFNKKILHMSWHPFEDSIAIAATNNLFVFSAL, encoded by the exons ATGGTGGACAGTGACACGAACTCCCCCACGTGGAAGTTCACCCA ATGCTTTGGCGACAAGGGCGATGTGGAGGACATCACCGAAG CTGATATCATCTCGACGGTCGAGTTCGATCACACGGGCAACTACCTAGCGACAGGAGACAAGGGAGGTCGTGTTGTGCTGTTCGAACGAAACGAGACG AAAAAGACATGCGAGTACAAGTTCCATACGGAGTTTCAGTCTCACGAGCCCGAGTTCGACTACCTGAAATCTTTGGAGATCGAGGAGAAAATCAACAAGATCAAGTGGTGCCGCCGACAGAATGCATCCCATTACCTGCTCTCAACAAATGACAAGACAATCAAGTTATGGAAGGTCTTTGAGAAGTCGCTCAAGGTCGTTGCCGAGAATAACTTGTCTGACGACCTGACTCCCGCAAACCTCGCTGGAGGTGGAGGCGCTCCGAAACAGTCGCCTGCGCATCGCTTCAAAAACGCCGAGGACCTAATCATGCCTCGCCTCACCCACCacgacaccgtcgtcgccgctgtGCCCCGCCGGACCTATGCCAATGCCCATGCCTACCACATCAACAGTATATCAGTCAATAGCGATGGCGAGACATTTATCAGCAGCGACGACCTCCGCATCAACTTGTGGAACCTTAACATCCAGGATCAGAGCTTCAACATTGTCGATATCAAGCCGGCCAACATGGAGGAGCTGACCGAGGTGATAACTGCCGCCGAATTTCATCCCCTGAGCTGCAATTGGTTCATGTACGCAAGCTCTAAGGGCACCATCAAGCTTGCCGACATGCGTCAGAGCGCCCTGTGCGACAGTCATGCAAAGC TCTtcgaacaagaagaagacccATCTTCAAGGTCATTTTTCTCCGAAATTATCTCGTCAATCTCGGACGTTCGCTTCTCTTACGACGGCCGTTACATTCTTTCTCGTGACTACCTGACTGTGAAGATATGGGATATCAACATGGAGCGCCAGCCAGTCAAGACGATTCCCATTCACGAACACCTGCGTCCCCGGCTCTGCGACACGTATGAGAATGACAGCATATTTGACAAGTTCGAAGTAGTCTTCTCAGGAGACGCCAAGAATGTCATGACTGGCAGCTACAACAACAACTTCATGATCTACCCGTCGGACCCAGAGAAAGAAGTTGAGGTGGTGCTGCAGGCTGATAAGTCGGCAttcaaggccaagaaggttGGCGTGCCGACGCCCATCAACTCATCTACCAGCCCAACCGCAACCAACGGTGGCAAGAAGGGAGGTTCTCGTGCTGGTAGCcctgctgctggagctggCGGCCAGGGACAAAGAATGCGCAAGGAAACTGATGCCGACCAGATCGACTTCAACAAGAAGATCCTACACATGAGTTGGCATCCATTTGAGGATAGCATTGCGATTGCGGCGACGAACAAC TTATTCGTCTTTTCTGCACTATAA
- a CDS encoding NST UDP-N-acetylglucosamine transporter, which translates to MTSSAPTRRRGQPKGISSLSSEKMEPAPRGDDDEKNITDNANGSAMNGHPSTEKPMQIAGRIVTSLFAQWIAVGVMLGLIFGGCCSNVRYPVYALEAIIKVEPASGTLLTFVQFLFVAITGYFSQFDGSRPPFFIRENKVPLRRWIINIVLFFSINVLNNHAFSYDISVPVHIILRSGGSITTMIAGTLYGKKYSRIQIVAVVLLTFGVITAAWSDAQSKASHNTRPAFGTGLIILFVAQVLSAIMGLYTEETYKKYGPQWRENLFYSHLLSLPLFLPFAPSLIRQFRRLADSPPLSLPLLAQLAGPGFGEDVGGGMAKFRIPSQLAYLATNVLTQYACIRGVNLLAAVSSALTVTIVLNIRKLVSLLLSIWLFGNRLAVGTLVGAIIVFGAGGLYSLDSRAKTSRVQKGSNTK; encoded by the exons atgacctcctcggcgcctaCCCGAAGACGCGGCCAGCCGAAAGGCATTTCATCGCTCTCCTCGGAGAAGATGGAACCCGCCCCCCggggcgacgatgacgagaagAACATCACCGACAACGCCAATGGATCGGCCATGAACGGACACCCTTCGACTGAGAAGCCCATGCAAATAGCTGGCCGCATCGTCACAAGTCTATTTGCCCAATGGATCGCAGTTGGTGTCATGCTTGGTCTGATCTTTGGCGGATGCTGCTCCAATGTCCGTTATCCT GTCTACGCCTTAGAGGCTATTATCAA AGTCGAACCCGCGAGCG GAACTCTCTTGACCTTCGTCCAGTTTCTCTTCGTAGCCATCACCGGATACTTCTCTCAGTTTGACGGATCAAGGCCTCCCTTCTTTATCCGAGAAAACAAGGTTCCTCTGCGCCGGTGGATCATCAATATTGTGCTGTTCTTCAGCATCAACGTGTTGAACAACCACGCCTTCAGCTACGACATCTCCGTTCCCGTTCACATTATTCTGCGCTCCGGTGGAAGCATCACAACAATGATTGCTGGTACCCTCTATGGGAAGAAGTACTCGCGCATACAGATTGTGGCGGTTGTTCTTCTGACCTTTGGTGTCATCACTGCAGCGTGGTCGGACGCACAATCCAAGGCAAGCCACAATACAAG ACCCGCGTTTGGGACCGGTCTCATTATTCTCTTCGTGGCGCAAGTTCTCTCTGCCATCATGGGCCTCTACACTGAGGAGACGTACAAGAAATACGGACCTCAGTGGAGAGAGAACCTGTTCTACTCGCATTTGTTATCCCTGCCACTTTTCCTGCCATTTGCGCCCTCGCTGATCCGTCAATTTCGACGACTGGCCGACAGCCCGCCCTTATCGCTGCCGTTGCTGGCACAGCTTGCTGGCCCTGGTTTTGGTGAAGATGTTGGAGGAGGAATGGCCAAATTTCGCATCCCGAGCCAACTTGCGTACCTCGCAACAAATGTTCTTACCCAGTACGCATGCATCAGGGGTGTCAACCTTTTGGCTGCTGTGTCTTCAGCACTGACTGTCACCATCGTGCTGAACATTCGCAAGCTGGTCAGCCTGCTCTTGAGCATATGGCTCTTTGGAAATCGCCTAGCCGTGGGAACGCTGGTTGGAGCAATCATCGTCTTCGGTGCCGGAGGACTGTACTCATTAGATTCTAGAGCCAAGACGTCGAGAGTACAGAAGGGGTCGAATACGAAATAA
- a CDS encoding AMP deaminase: MADTSFLEKDPTSASTSPKRDNTFLLHDVDTDSDGELAAQGSRGDTGSEGTGEQTKDDVLPSDADPLSPRGQSHDGAGLQDGMLPRDLPTRTAFYDPVAERQMSQTDAKLFYQRSQIGQLKTGSGVWSQGHSTPPHGSPVIVGSEHRDLAVGPRALEHPMDSSPLSKERGTSRAKASPLEDAMLLEPTQQRVYQSVGADSFPPPRSRPSQEGSQALANQEPGDLNFDHNTGSNTGIPNHPAALGVAAFSDTDPHITAELSAISKNIQSIMDLRERYIGLSLQGPDDNPRDEPSWSIYPPPPQPAWGTEHSRAVTTAEHITSASNSLAGSMVLPPAAGDYAGRQVPDVETKPTPKKRKPGQDIGEDFKMDDLLPLPSADKMRFKLDDSGVYQVFEDEEAEANGAPIVRVPTIREFYMDLDQILSISSDGPSKSFAFRRLQYLEGKFNLYALLNEYQETADSKKVPHRDFYNVRKVDTHVHHSACMNQKHLLRFIKSKMKKCPDEVVLYRDDRHLTLAEVFQSINLTAYDLSIDTLDMHAHTDSFHRFDKFNLKYNPIGESRLRTIFLKTDNFINGRYLAEITKEVIADLESSKYQMVEWRISIYGKSLDEWDKLAAWVVDNKLFSHNVRWLIQIPRLYDVYKASGLMDTFEQVVKNVFEPLFEVSRDPSSHPKLHIFLQRVVGFDSVDDESKVERRLFKKFPVPKVWDSKQNPPYSYWLYYLFANMSSLNALRKRRGFNTFVLRPHCGEAGDSEHLAVALLCCHSISHGLLLRKVPLLQYIFYLEQIGIAMSPLSNNALFLAYERNPFYQYFRRGLNVSLSTDDPLQFAFTKEPLMEEYAVAAQIYKLSPVDMCELAKNSVKQSGFESAIKEQWLGPKFKLPGKAGNAMVKTNVPDRREEFRYQTLREERDMLHKYIAYSAKGSSESTVTADQQSVAQSIIGGHQAVVHREPGSAASETAAAPAFDSDGQNDNMAGPGGPGSAAVFQNDVVASPSSLVQSREGSWPNDPHTSGQDPKLFPGVFSRSQTGSS; the protein is encoded by the exons ATGGCTG ACACAAGTTTCCTTGAAAAAGATCCAACATCCGCCTCGACATCTCCCAAACGAGACAATACGTTCCTACTCCATGACGTGGACACCGATTCTGACGGCGAACTAGCCGCTCAGGGTTCCCGAGGTGACACAGGCTCCGAGGGGACAGGAGAGCAAACCAAGGACGATGTACTTCCGTCAGACGCAGATCCTTTATCACCCCGCGGACAGAGCCACGACGGCGCTGGTCTGCAGGATGGCATGCTTCCTCGTGACCTTCCCACCCGGACTGCTTTTTACGACCCAGTTGCGGAGCGCCAGATGAGCCAGACGGACGCCAAACTTTTCTATCAACGGAGCCAAATTGGCCAGCTCAAGACGGGGAGTGGTGTGTGGTCTCAGGGTCATTCCACGCCTCCTCATGGCAGCCCCGTTATCGTCGGCTCGGAGCATCGCgatctcgccgtcggcccGCGAGCGCTCGAGCACCCAATGGATTCGTCCCCTTTGAGCAAGGAACGGGGTACGTCGAGAGCGAAGGCGTCGCCGCTCGAGGACGCGATGCTACTGGAACCGACTCAGCAACGCGTTTACCAATCTGTTGGGGCGGATagcttcccccctccccggaGTCGTCCTTCTCAAGAAGGCTCACAAGCACTTGCAAACCAAGAGCCAGGCGACTTGAATTTTGATCACAACACTGGCTCGAATACCGGTATTCCGAACCATcctgccgccctcggcgtagCTGCCTTTTCGGACACGGACCCTCACATCACAGCCGAGCTCAGTGCCATCTCTAAGAACATTCAGAGCATCATGGATCTCCGAGAGAGGTACATTGGACTTTCTCTGCAGGGGCCGGACGACAACCCAAGGGATGAGCCGTCCTGGTCGATTTacccccctccaccccagCCAGCATGGGGAACTGAGCACTCTAGAGCCGTGACCACCGCTGAGCACATCACTAGTGCATCCAACAGCCTAGCCGGCAGCATGGTCTTGCCCCCTGCCGCTGGCGACTACGCGGGTCGTCAGGTGCCTGACGTTGAGACGAAGCCAACACCCAAGAAGCGAAAGCCCGGCCAAGACATTGGCGAGGACTTCAAAATGGACGATCTacttccccttccctcggCCGACAAGATGAGGTTCAAGCTAGATGACAGCGGTGTTTACCAAGtcttcgaggacgaggaggccgaggccaacggAGCCCCTATTGTCCGTGTTCCTACCATCCGAGAGTTCTACATGGATCTGGACCAGATTCTTAGCATTTCCTCAGACGGGCCTAGCAAGAGCTTTGCCTTCCGCCGACTTCAGTATCTCGAGGGCAAGTTCAATCTATACGCCCTCCTCAACGAGTACCAAGAGACGGCAGACAGTAAGAAGGTGCCCCACAGAGACTTTTACAATGTGCGCAAGGTCGACACCCACGTTCATCACTCTGCCTGCATGAACCAGAAGCATCTCCTGCGTTTCATTAAGAGCAAGATGAAGAAGTGTCCTGATGAGGTGGTGCTCTATCGCGACGATCGGCATCTCACTCTAGCAGAGGTCTTCCAGAGTATCAACCTTACCGCATACGATCTTTCCATCGATACTCTGGACATGCAT GCGCATACCGACTCTTTCCACAGATTCGACAAGTTCAACCTCAAGTACAACCCCATCGGCGAGTCTCGACTTCGAACAATCTTCCTTAAGACGGACAACTTTATCAACGGACGATACTTGGCCGAAATCACCAAGGAGGTCATTGCTGATCTCGAGTCGAGCAAGTACCAGATGGTGGAGTGGCGAATTTCCATCTACGGTAAATCCCTCGACGAGTGGGACAAACTCGCCGCCTGGGTTGTAGACAATAAGCTCTTCTCTCACAACGTTCGGTGGCTGATTCAGATTCCGCGCTTGTACGATGTGTACAAGGCGAGCGGCCTCATGGACACCTTTGAGCAGGTGGTGAAGAATGTCTTCGAGCCTCTATTTGAGGTATCTAGGGATCCTTCGAGCCACCCGAAGCTTCACATCTTTTTGCAGAGGGTTGTTGGTTTCGAcagcgtcgacgacgagagcaAGGTTGAGCGTCGCCTGTTCAAAAAGTTCCCGGTGCCGAAGGTGTGGGACTCGAAGCAGAACCCTCCCTACAGCTATTGGCTTTACTATCTGTTCGCCAACATGTCGTCGCTTAATGCGTTACGAAAGCGCCGGGGGTTCAACACATTCGTGTTGCGGCCGCACTGCGGTGAAGCCGGTGACAGCGAGCATCTTGCTGTGGCCCTTCTCTGTTGCCACAGCATCAGCCACGGACTGCTGCTGCGCAAGGTTCCGCTCTTGCAGTACATTTTTTACCTTGAGCAGATTGGGATTGCCATGTCTCCGCTGAGTAACAACGCGCTGTTCCTCGCCTACGAGAGAAACCCGTTTTACCAGTACTTCCGCCGCGGGTTGAACGTGTCTCTCTCGACAGATGATCCATTGCAGTTTGCCTTCACCAAGGAACCTCTGATGGAGGAGTACGCGGTGGCGGCCCAGATCTACAAGCTGAGCCCGGTGGATATGTGCGAGCTTGCAAAGAACTCTGTCAAGCAAAGTGGGTTTGAGAGTGCTATCAAGGAACAGTGGCTTGGTCCCAAATTCAAGCTTCCTGGTAAGGCGGGCAATGCCATGGTCAAGACGAACGTGCCGGACCGTAGAGAAGAGTTCAGATATCAGACCCTGAGGGAGGAACGGGACAT GCTTCACAAGTACATTGCCTACAGCGCCAAGGGATCTTCTGAGTCTACTGTTACCGCTGACCAGCAGAGCGTAGCTCAAAGCATCATTGGCGGGCACCAGGCCGTGGTGCACCGCGAACCCGGCAGCGCAGCTAGCGAGACCGCTGCTGCACCTGCCTTTGATTCCGATGGGCAAAACGATAATATGGCGGGGCCGGGCGGGCCCGGCAGTGCGGCCGTCTTCCAGAATGATGTGGTGGCATCTCCTTCCAGTCTTGTGCAGTCCAGAGAAGGGTCGTGGCCGAATGATCCGCATACATCAGGCCAAGATCCTAAGCTTTTCCCAGGTGTTTTCAGCCGAAGCCAAACAGGCAGCAGTTAG
- a CDS encoding SH3 domain-containing protein, producing MGFLGVYKAVYDYVPQAAGELTIKDGDVLYVTEKNAEDDWWKAKKKASADDEEEPEGLVPNNYVEEAQPVATARALFEYTRQTDEELSFPEDAVLDVYDTSDPDWILVGLDGDFGFVPANYIELGEVEEPVALPSPPPALPSRSISAATDTETYSERSESTYSPSSSQANNPAAALAGVMAGRSAPPPRAATPPMMPQSPASEPSDDETIKSPALPARPISQAAPARIQSQRSMDTHLYDNSPEIIEEPPYRAPGGFHMYNINEMVSVMGKRKKMPTTLGINLATGNILIAPERASDGPSQEWTAEKMTHYSREGKHVFLELVRPSKSVDFHAGAKDTAEEIVGALGELAGAVKAEGLREVILAGSGKTQKKGQVLYDFMAQGDDEVTVAVGDDVIIIDDSKSEEWWQVRRVKNGKEGVVPSSYIEVTGSITPPSGTTGLNAARSTVEQNRLEEIRLTKEAVKAAQRDSSQQVGPGMPLPKRGSSLMARENGNNYGQRSKRENGRGEGGSRSGKSSKHNMLRSMHGASFADVFMTEPDPAKVRTWTDRSKSFSVDAQFLGLKDGKINLHKMNGVKIAVPVAKMSVEDLEYVERVTGISLDEDKPLSNVKKARASQANTARDSPSAGLGASVGQPQKPEYDWFQFFLSCDVAVGLCERYAQAFAKDSMDESVLPDVDASVLRNLGLREGDVLKVMRTLDHKFSRTKSSADKINGEGDGASGGLFSGPGGALRNNTRKGRPAPAVQTSDVVDPKAFAAKGTGPGEDANSKSPASASATPATSTTTGGFDDDAWDVKPSKHPQEPPRPAPSSASATAQSTEQPAPAAQAPALTGSMQDLSLLTKPLEPQRTAQPTVPSSAVSQPPSQASQPTGATPSFFDTIRPNPTGMQTPQQTMQRQRPAPPVATTSPGSLMPPPPARPLSAPQSAQPSAFAPPPLMPQMTGVSSQAFQTQVAPPGQSLNDISQARLQQQYTLQQHQIPQQQMNPYPIPQQQPVPGVMGFNPGMQQAGGQFMQQMQPMITGAPTQSPFADPQRQNQFSPMQSQPTGFSGQFGAMQGFNQQPTGNINSYLPPAMEPQRTGMPGFQPQQTGMSGFTSMASAGSMQPSTQPLMPQQTGPPPPVRFGVTGDAKKLMPQATGRRANLSQATPNNPFGF from the exons ATGGGTTTCTTGGGAGTCTACAAAGCCGTGTATGATTACGTGCCTCAGGCCGCAGGCGAGCTCACTATCAAAGACGGCGATGTCCTCTATGTCACTGAGAAGAATGCCGAAGACGACTGGTGGAAAGCCAAGAAAAAGGCCAgtgccgatgacgaagaagaaccaGAGGGACTTGTCCCCAATAACTACGTTGAAGAG GCACAACCCGTCGCCACGGCACGCGCCTTATTCGAATATACCCGACAGACTGATGAGGAGCTTTCCTTCCCCGAGGATGCTGTACTCGATGTTTACGACACGTCGGACCCCGACTGGATTTTAGTTGGCCTGGATGGCGATTTTGGATTCGTTCCAGCCAACTACATTGAATtgggcgaggtcgaagagcCAGTGGCCTTGCCCTCACCCCCTCCAGCGCTGCCGTCACGTTCTATTTCCGCCGCTACCGACACAGAGACTTACTCCGAGAGGTCCGAGTCCACTTACTCGCCCAGCAGCTCCCAAGCCAATAACCCCGCGGCAGCTTTGGCAGGCGTAATGGCTGGCCGttctgcccctcctccccgtgCCGCCACCCCTCCCATGATGCCGCAGTCTCCGGCTTCGGAACCATCAGACGACGAGACGATTAAAAGCCCTGCTCTTCCCGCTAGACCGATTTCCCAGGCTGCACCTGCGCGTATTCAGTCTCAGAGGTCGATGGATACTCACCTGTACGATAACTCACCGGAAATCATCGAAGAACCACCCTACCGCGCTCCCGGCGGGTTTCATATGTACAACATCAACGAGATGGTGTCTGTAATGGGCAAGCGCAAAAAGATGCCTACTACCCTCGGCATTAACTTGGCGACAGGAAACATCTTGATTGCCCCAGAACGTGCGTCGGACGGTCCGTCTCAGGAGTGGACAGCGGAAAAAATGACCCACTACTCCCGAGAGGGGAAACACGTTTTTCTGGAACTTGTGAGGCCGAGCAAGAGTGTTGACTTCCATGCGGGCGCCAAGGATACAGCCGAAGAGATTGTGGGCGCCCTGGGCGAACTGGCTGGGGCCGTCAAAGCTGAAGGGCTACGCGAAGTCATCCTGGCCGGTTCCGGAAAGACCCAGAAGAAGGGTCAAGTGCTTTACGACTTCATGGCCCagggtgacgacgaggtgaCCGTTGCCGTCGGTGACGATGTCATCATTATTGACGACTCCAAGAGTGAGGAATGGTGGCAAGTCCGACGTGTCAAGAATGGGAAGGAGGGCGTTGTCCCAAGCAGCTACATCGAGGTCACAGGCTCCATCACTCCGCCCTCCGGCACCACCGGCCTGAACGCGGCGAGGTCAACTGTCGAACAGAACCGACTGGAAGAGATCAGATTGACGAAAGAGGCTGTCAAGGCCGCTCAAAGAGACAGCTCACAGCAGGTAGGGCCAGGAATGCCTCTACCAAAGCGAGGCAGTAGTCTTATGGCGAGAGAAAATGGTAATAACTATGGGCAGCGGAGCAAACGAGAAAACGGACGTGGCGAAGGCGGCAGCCGTTCTGGCAAATCCAGTAAGCACAATATGTTGCGGTCCATGCATGGTGCATCTTTTGCTGATGTGTTCATGACAGAGCCGGATCCTGCCAAAGTACGCACTTGGACAGACCGTTCAAAATCCTTCAGTGTCGATGCACAGTTCTTGGGACTTAAGGACGGCAAGATTAATCTGCACAAGATGAACGGTGTCAAGATTGCAGTCCCCGTCGCCAAGATGTCGGTCGAGGATCTTGAGTATGTCGAACGGGTCACGGGTATCTCATTGGATGAGGACAAGCCACTATCAAACGTTAAGAAGGCGAGGGCCTCCCAGGCCAATACGGCCAGGGACTCACCTTCTGCTGGACTAGGCGCCTCCGTCGGACAACCTCAGAAGCCCGAGTACGACTGGTTCCAGTTCTTCCTTTCTTGCGACGTTGCAGTGGGATTGTGCGAACGATATGCCCAGGCCTTCGCTAAGGATTCAATGGACGAAAGCGTTCTCCCGGACGTCGACGCCTCGGTGCTTCGTAACTTGGGCCTTCGCGAGGGAGATGTCCTCAAGGTTATGCGAACACTGGATCACAAGTTCAGTCGCACAAAGAGCAGTGCCGACAAAATCAATGGTGAAGGTGATGGCGCATCTGGAGGTCTCTTCTCCGGGCCCGGCGGTGCCCTGCGGAACAACACCAGGAAGGGCAGGCCGGCCCCAGCGGTCCAGACGAGTGATGTCGTTGACCCCAAAGCTTTTGCCGCGAAGGGCACCGGCCCCGGCGAAGACGCCAATTCCAAGTCGCCTGCCTCCGCTTCGGCAACTCCTGCGACGTCCACAACAACTGGTggcttcgacgacgatgcaTGGGACGTAAAGCCATCAAAACATCCACAAGAGCCGCCACGCCCGGCACCTTCATCTGCATCCGCAACTGCCCAATCAACGGAACAGCCAGCCCCGGCCGCCCAAGCGCCGGCCCTCACTGGGTCTATGCAGGATCTGTCGCTGTTGACAAAGCCTTTGGAACCGCAACGGACAGCTCAGCCCACGGTCCCAAGCTCGGCTGTGAgccagccgccgtcgcaaGCTTCCCAGCCCACGGGAGCTACACCGTCATTCTTCGATACCATCCGACCGAACCCGACTGGCATGCAGACACCGCAGCAAACTATGCAAAGGCAACGGCCGGCTCCGCCTGTTGCCACCACGAGTCCTGGTTCTCTGATGCCTCCTCCGCCCGCCAGACCCTTGTCGGCGCCTCAGTCGGCCCAGCCGAGCGCTTTTGCGCCCCCACCCTTAATGCCTCAGATGACTGGCGTCTCCTCTCAAGCATTCCAGACGCAGGTCGCACCACCAGGGCAGAGCCTCAACGACATCAGTCAGGCGCGGTTGCAGCAACAGTATACTTTGCAGCAACATCAGATCCCTCAGCAGCAGATGAATCCCTACCCTATCCCTCAGCAGCAACCTGTTCCGGGGGTCATGGGCTTCAACCCTGGCATGCAGCAGGCTGGTGGGCAGTTCATGCAGCAAATGCAGCCAATGATAACGGGTGCGCCTACACAAAGCCCTTTCGCTGATCCCCAGCGACAAAACCAATTCTCTCCGATGCAATCACAGCCTACGGGCTTCTCGGGACAATTTGGTGCGATGCAGGGCTtcaaccaacaaccaactGGCAACATCAACTCTTATTTGCCTCCCGCGATGGAGCCGCAAAGAACTGGCATGCCGGGATTCCAGCCTCAGCAGACCGGTATGAGTGGCTTTACCAGCATGGCCAGCGCTGGCTCTATGCAGCCTTCAACCCAGCCCCTGATGCCGCAGCAGACaggtcctcctccgccggtCCGGTTCGGTGTCACGGGAGATGCAAAGAAGTTGATGCCGCAGGCaacggggcggcgggccaATCTCTCCCAAGCAA CTCCTAACAACCCTTTCGGTTTCTAG